The sequence GGCACGGAGGGCGGCTTCACCCGCGACTTCACCCAGGCGGACGCGCCGGTGTCGTTCATCTACGACGCCTCGCAGAACTACCAGGCCGCGGGCACCCCGCTGGTCATCCTGGCGGGCAAGGAGTACGGTTCCGGCTCGTCCCGTGACTGGGCGGCCAAGGGCACCGCGCTCCTGGGCGTCAAGGCCGTCATCGCCGAGTCCTACGAGCGCATCCACCGCTCGAACCTCATCGGCATGGGCGTCCTCCCGCTCCAGTTCCCCGAGGGCGCGACCGCCGAGTCGCTCGGCCTCACCGGCGAGGAGACCTTCTCCTTCACCGGCGTCACCGAGCTGAACAACGGCACCACGCCGCGCACGGTCAAGGTCACCACCGACACGGGCGTGGAGTTCGACGGCGTCGTCCGTATCGACACCCCCGGCGAGGCGGACTACTACCGCAACGGCGGCATCCTGCAGTACGTGCTCCGCAGCCTGATCCGCAAGTAGGCAGCAGAGCCGAAGGGCCGCACCCCCACCGGGGTGCGGCCCTTCCGCGTATCCGGGAGCATTCCGGGCGGAGCGGCCCTCAGCCGCCCGAAACCGTCCGCGTCACCTCGGTGATCCGGCACTTCGTGCCGCGCGGCACATCGCCGAGCCCCTGTGCCTTCTCCTTCGCCTCCTTGCCGGCGTCCAGTGCGAGCACCGCCGCGATGCCGTCCGCGACCCGGGTGCCGTCCTTGTCCACGAACTCGACGGTCACGACGTAGTCCGCCGGGCCCCCGGAGCCGTTGACCACCCTCAGCTCGGCGGCGGGCCAGTTCGTCAGGGAATCCACCGTGCACTTCGTGATCCTGACGTCCTCCTCGGGAGCCGTGCCGGTGGCGCTGGGCTCCGCGACGGGGTCCTCACCGGGGAACGCCTCGGCGGACGGCGTCCCGGCCGACCGGGAGGGCAGGGTCTCCAGCGATCCGGGGGCCGCCCGGTCCATCGCCGTGTAGACGAGCGCCGCGACGGCCGTCGCGGCCAGCAGCCCGCCGCCCACGGAGAGCGTGACGATCAGCCCCGTACGCTGCTTGCGCGGCGGTGACGGCTGCGACGGTGGCCACGGCGACGGAGATGGCGACGGCGGCGGCGGAAAACTGTCCGACAAGAGGTCCCCCCACGGGAAAACGACCGGAAATGTGTACGAGCCATACGGTACGTGGGCCCGGTGTGGCGCCGGATGCCGCGGTCGCCGCCGCCGTCACGGAATGCCATCGTGGCTCCGCGGGTTCGCACCCCCGAAGACAGCGGCATCGGCACAGAGAGCGGAACCACCATGGGCGAGCTGATCCTGATCCGGCACGGCGAGACCGCGTGGTCCCGCTCCGGACAGCACACGAGCTACACCGACATGCCCCTGACGGACCTCGGCGAGCGCCAGGCCCGCGCGCTGGTCCCGCTGCTGGCCGAACGGAGCATCGCGCTCACCCTGGTCAGCCCTTCCGTACGGGCCCGCCGGACCGCCGAGCTGGCCCGGCTCGACGCGCCCAGGGTCACACCGGAGCTGCACGAGTGGGACTACGGCGGGTACGAGGGCGTGACCACGCTGGAGATCCAGCGCACCCGCCCGTTCTGGAACCTGTGGACGGACGGGGTCGACCCCGGAACGGACGGGCACCCGGGGGAGAGCCCGGCCGAGGTCGGCGCGCGGGCCGACCGGGTCCTCGCCGGCGTGCGGGCCGCCGCCGAACGGACCGGGGACGGGGACATCGCGCTCGTCGCGCACTCCCACTTCCTGCGCGTGTTCATCGCCCGCTACCTCGGGCTGACCCCGGCGGAGGGACGTCTCTTCCAGCTCGCGACGGGCGCGGTCTCCCGGCTCGGCAGGG is a genomic window of Streptomyces sp. NBC_01237 containing:
- a CDS encoding histidine phosphatase family protein, whose translation is MGELILIRHGETAWSRSGQHTSYTDMPLTDLGERQARALVPLLAERSIALTLVSPSVRARRTAELARLDAPRVTPELHEWDYGGYEGVTTLEIQRTRPFWNLWTDGVDPGTDGHPGESPAEVGARADRVLAGVRAAAERTGDGDIALVAHSHFLRVFIARYLGLTPAEGRLFQLATGAVSRLGREHGQPVVTALNLALPEELSAGVAADSS